The genomic segment GACTGGTCGGGAGACCTCCTTAAAGAAGACGGCCGTTGGAAGTATGGCAAGCCTCCAGCTGGAAATGCGAACTATGCCTGGATACAACACTTTATCTACCACCTGAATCCCAAAGGAACAGCTGGTTTTGTCCTGGCTAAGGGATCCCTTACCTCCAAGACCTCTGGGGAAGGAGATATCCGTAAGGAGCTAATCGAAGCGGGATTGATAGACTGTATCGTCAACCTTCCGGCTAAGTTATTCTTAAATACTCAGATTCCCGCCTGTCTTTGGTTCCTTAGTCGGGACAAGACCAATGGTGGTTTTCGGGATAGAAAGGGAGAAATTCTATTTATTGATGCCAGAAACGAAGGGCATCTGATCAATAGAAGAACACTGGAATTAACTCCTGAAGATATCCAAAAGATTGCCAATACCTATCATCAATGGCGTTCCATCGAAAGTGACTATGAAGATATTAAGGGCTTCTGTAGCTCTACCACTATAGAGAGAGTTAAGGAATTGGACTATGTCCTCACTCCAGGACGCTATGTAGGACTCCCAGAAGAAGAGGATGACTTTGACTTCACAGAACGTTTCACCTCTTTACGAGCAGAGTTTGAAGAACAGCTAAAGGAAGAAGAGCGTTTAAACAAACTGATATTGGAAAATCTTGATAAAGTGAAGCTACCATGAAGGAAGAGGAAGGTCTTATAAAAAAAGATACCCTGGGTCCTAGCACCACCGCAAAGGATGGGAGAAGTACCGTCAGGGCTTACATAAATAAATATCGCACAGAGACAGGCAATAATCAAGCTATTTATCATCAAAATGTTATTAAAGCCCTCTCTCTGGAACGTATGGAATCCTATGGGGATTGTAAAACAGACCCCAAGCTGGTCTTGGCTCGTTATATACTGAATAGAGCCCTTTGTGAATCTCTCTATCAGTCCTTACAGTCCTGTGAAGTAGCCTTGAGAAACTCCATACATCAATACTTAGTGGTACAATTAAAACAGGAAAACTGGTTTGATTCTCCTTATTTTGAGCTAAGCCCATGGGCCAAAGAACAGGTGGAAGGAGCTAAGAAGAAGATCCGGAAAACAAAGCGTGTTACAGCAGGTAGGATAGTAGCAGAATTACACTTTGGCTTCTGGACCAGTCTTTTTGAAGCTCATTATGAACAGAAGACTCTCTTTCTACCGGGTGGAATAAAGGGAGTCTTTCCTCATATGCCCAAATCTCTGCATAAGAGAAAACAAATTAAAAGTTCACTGGATAAGATACGTGCCCTTAGGAATCGGGTCTTTCATTATGAGAGGATTATTCATTGGGAAGATCTGGAAGATCAACATCGTTTAATTCACGATACTATTGGTTATATAAATCCTGAACTTCTTTATCTATCGGAGTATGGAGATAGCTTTATTAAGACAAGAAAAGACGGTTTAGATCCCTGGTTGGAACATCTGGATGAGCATTGGAAAGAAATATCTGGGGAGGAAAGATGAAAGATGATGAGAGATTGAATGGGTGGAGGGAAGTTTTTTTTAAAGACTTTGCTTCATTTCGTACTGGTAAATTAAATTCTAATGCATCATGCAAAAATGGTAAATTCCCTTTTTTTACTTGTTCTCCTAGTACATTAACAATCAATGATTATGCATTTGATGAAGAAGCATTAATACTAGCCGGCAATAATGCAAATGGGAAATTTGCACTGAAGTACTACAAAGGAAAGTTTAATGCTTATCAAAGAACTTATATAATCTCTCTTTCAAATGAGGTTGAATATAAATTCATCTTCTATGCGCTAAAACAAAAACTAGAAAATCTAGAATATATTTCACATGGTACTGCCACTAAATATCTAACACTTCCCTTACTTAATACAATTGTTTTTACACTCCCTCCCCTCCCCGAACAAAAAGCTATTGCCTCTGTTCTTTCTTCTTTGGATGATAAAATTGATCTTCTTCATCGCCAGAATGAGACTTTGGAGGCTATGGCGGAGACTTTGTTTCGCCAGTGGTTTGTGGAGGAAGCGGATGAGAGCTGGGAGGTAGTGGAGCTTGGAGATCTAATATATACAAACCTTTCTTCTATTACAAAAAAAGACCAAATTACCAAAATTCAATACTTAGATACTAGCTCAATAATAGAAGGATCTATTTCAGAGCTACAATTATTTGATACTGAATCAGCGCCAAGTAGGGCAAGGCGTTTGGTTAAGCATAATGACATTGTCTTTTCAACTGTTAGACCAAACCAGAGACATTTTGGAATAATAAGAAACCCGGATGGCAATTTAGTTGTATCTACAGGATTTGTAGTGATTAGAGGTAAAGATATGGAGCCATATTTTATATATTTATACCTAACGTCAGATGACATGATCGAATATCTGCATTCAATTGCAGAAGCATCAACATCAACTTACCCCTCTTTAAAACCATCTGATATCACAAATCTAAAGCTTAGTTTACCACCAGAATCACTATTGAAGACTTTTAACAACCACTGTCATAATTTATGGAATAAGATAGATAAGAACAATAATCATATTCATATTTTGGAACAGTTGAGAAATACACTTTTACCACAGCTAATAGAAGGAAAAATTAAGGTTTTAAAATGAGTAAAAGGAATAGGAGAATTGGATCGATTAAAGCTGAACTCATAAAAAAATCACGAGAAGCAACTTTAGCGGCAGTTCAAATATTCAATAACCCAAATATTTCATTTAAAGCTGAATCCTATGTTATTCTAATGATTATAGGATGGACCTACTTAATGCATGCCTACTACAGAAGCAACAAGATAGAGTATCGTTATTACTCTCAGCATGGTACAAAAAGAATATTCGACAAAACAAAGAAAGGTGCATATAAATACTGGGAATTAGAGAGATGTTTAAATGATAAAAACTCACCCATTGACATAGATACTAAAAATAATTTGGTTTTCTTAATTGGGTTAAGGCATGAAATTGAACATCAGATGACAACAAGGATTGACGACCTTTTAAGTGCTAGATTTCAAGCCTGTTGTTTGAACTATAATCATTATATAAAAGAACTTTTTGGTTCTGAATTGGGGATAGAAAACTATCTTTCATTTAGTCTTCAATTTTCAACAATTGATACAGAGCAGAAAGATCTATTATCTGAGCATAAAGATCTTCCAGCCAATATTCAGAGCTACATACAATCTTTTGATCAGCAACTAAGTGAATCAGAATATTCTAGCCAAAGATATGCATACAGAATCTTATTTATACCAAAGACAGCAAATAGAAAGGGACAAGCTGACAGAGTCATTGAGTTTGTAAAAAGTGACTCTGAGATTGCAGAGAAGACCAATAAAGAATACGCTGTCTTTAAGGAAACAGAAAAACCTAAATTCATAGCAACACAAGTTATCGATTTTGTCAAAAAAGAGGGATTTCCACAATTCAAGATGCACAATCATACGAAGCTTTGGAAGGAACGTGACGCTAAAAATCCTAATAAAGGATATGGAGTTATGGTAGCAGATAAGTATTGGCGATGGTATTCTAAGTGGATTGATGAAGTAATTAAGTATTGTAAACAACAAGGATCAAAATTTAAATGACTAAAATAACCGAATCCCAAATAGAAGACTACCTTATCAATCTACTGGAAGCCCAAGGCTTCACCTACATACCAGGCCCCAGCATGGCCCCTGACTCAGAAAATCCAGAGCGACGTTCCTTCAAGGATGTATTATTATGGGATCGCTTACGAAAGGCCATTGCTCGGATTAATCCTACTCTATCCCAAAGAGATCAAGAAGAAGCTCTCAAGCAAATCCAGCGGACCAGTTCTCCAGAGCTTATCACTAACAATGAACAATTCCATAGGTTCCTTACCGAAGGGATCACAGTAGAACATAGTAAGGATGGTTATAGTAGGGGCCATAAAGCTTGGCTTCTTGATATTGATCATCCTAAGAACAACGACTTTCTTGTTGTAAACCAATTCACCATTATAGAGGATCATGTTAATAAACGGCCCGATGTTATCCTCTTCGTTAATGGACTGCCCCTAGTGGTTTTCGAACTTAAGAACGCCGTGGACTCTAATGCTACCATTCATTCTGCTTTCAAACAGCTCCAAACCTATAAGGAAGTGATCCCAAGCCTATTCCATTATAATAGTTTTCTTATTATATCCGATGGATTAGAAGCTAAAGCTGGCACTATTTCCTCTGGCCTCAGTCGCTTTATGTCATGGAAGACCTCTGATGGACAGAGCGAAGCCTCTTCTACCACCAATCAGCTTGAGACCTTGATAAAGGGAATGCTCAACAAAAAAACTCTATTAGATCTTATCAGGCACTTCATTGTCTTTGAAAAGACTAACAAGGTGGATAAAGAAACAGGCCTAAGCCAGGTAGAGTCCATTAAGAAATTAGCAGCTTACCATCAGTACTATGCCGTCAATAGAGCTGTAGAATCTACCCTAAGAGCCACCGGCTATTCTCAGAAAGATAAGTCACGGTACTTGCTAAAGGAATCCCCTGAAAGCTACGGCCTTCCAGGGGTAAAGTCCCAATCCCTAGGAGATCATAAAGGGGGTGTTATCTGGCACACCCAAGGATCAGGAAAGTCCCTTTCGATGGTATTCTATACTGGAAAGATCATTCTGGCCTTAGAGAATCCTACCATATTGGTTATCACTGATCGTAATGATCTGGATGACCAACTATTTGACACTTTTGCTGCTTCCAGGCAGTTACTTCGACAAGATCCCATACAAGCTGATGACCGTCATCATTTAAAGGAACTTCTAAAGGTAGCCTCAGGTGGGGTTGTCTTTACCACCATACAAAAATTCCATCCCGAAGAAGGCAATGTCTACGAAGAACTATCCCAGAGGGACAATATCATTGTGATTGCCGATGAAGCTCACCGGACCCAATATGGATTCAAGGCCAAGACCATTGATGAAAAGAACACAGAAGGTCAGGTGATTGGTAAGAAAATCGTTTACGGGTTTGCCAAGTACATGCGGGATGCTCTACCCAATGCTACCTATCTGGGCTTTACCGGAACCCCCATCGAGAACAGTGATGTGAATACTCCTGCCGTTTTTGGTCATTACGTGGATGTCTATGATATAGCTCAAGCCATAGAGGATGGAGCGACTGTACGAATATTCTATGAAAGCCGTCTACTAAAAATTGCCCTTAGTGATGAGGGGAAAAGACTCATTGAAGATCTGGATGAGGAGCTGGGAGAAGAAGAACTATCAGAATCTCAGAAGGCCAAGTCCAAATGGACGAACCTGGAAGCCTTAATCGGGAGTCAGGATAGAATCAAACATTTAGCCAAAGATATTATAAAGCACTTTGAGTATAGACTGGAAGTTCTGGACGGAAAAGCCATGGTGGTCACCATGTCTAGACGAATTGCGGCCGAACTCTACAAGGAAATAGTAAACCTTAGACCAGAATGGCATAGTGATGCTTTGAATAAGGGAACCATAAAGGTTGTGATGACTTCCGCATCTTCTGATGGTCCCGAAATTGCCAAGCACCACACAACTAAGCAGGAACGGCGTATTCTAGCAGATAGAATGAAAGATCCTGATGATGAGTTAAAGCTGGTTATTGTTAGGGACATGTGGCTGACAGGTTTCGATGCACCCTCCATGCACACCCTCTATATTGATAAACCGATGCAAGGTCATAACCTGATGCAAGCCATTGCCAGAGTCAACAGAGTTTATAAGGATAAGACAGGAGGCCTCATTGTTGACTATCTGGGCATAGCCTCCGACTTGAAGAAGGCCCTTTCCTTCTATTCCGATTCAGGGGGAAAAGGAGACCCTGCTGTAGAACAGGAACAGGCTGTTAGTCTTTTATTGGAAAAGCTAGAAGTCGTATCAGATATGCTCCATGGCTACCATTATGAGGAATACTTTGGAGCCGATACAGGAAGAAAGCTATCCATTATCCTGGAGGCAGAAGAACATATTCTAGGTTTGGAAGATGGCAAAAAGCGTTATATCCAGGAAGTAACAATTCTATCCAAAGCCTTTTCCATTGCCATCCCCCACGAGCAAGCCATGGATGTAAAGGAAGAAGTATCTTTCTTTCAAGCCGTCAAAGCTCGACTTGTCAAGTTCGATAGAATTGGCTTCTCCTCTTTCGATGAAGATATAGAAACAGCCATACGCCAAGTAGTCGATAAAGCACTGGTAAGTAACCAAGTGGTAGATGTCTTTGATGCGGCAGGCATGAAGAAGCCTGAGGTTTCCATTCTATCAGAAGACTTCCTTCTGGAAGTTAAGAACATGGAACACAAAAACATTGCCCTAGAAGTACTAAAGAAACTCCTTAATGACGAAATCAAAAGCAGAATGAAGACAAACCTTATTCAAAGCAAAAGCCTCATGGAAATGCTGGAAAACAGTATAAAGCGATACCATAATAAAGTAATAACCTCTGTTGAAGTCCTGGACGAATTAATCAACCTGGCTAATGAAATAAGGAACTCAGATAAGGAACCAGAGGAGATGGGTCTAACCCACTACGAATATGCCTTCTATACAGCCATAGCTAATAATGGTAGTGCCAAGGAACTGATGGAGAAAGAAAAACTTCGTGAGCTAGCAGTAGTCCTCTACAATAAAGTAAAAGAGAATGCCTCCATAGACTGGACCATAAAAGAGAGTGTAAAAGCCAAACTCAAAATTGCAGTAAAACGTACCCTACGACAATACGGCTATCCACCTGATATGCAAAAACTAGCCACCGAGACCGTTTTAAAACAAGCCGAAATGATCGCAGAGAAATTAATAAGATGAGAAACAGAGAAATTACAAACCATTGGTATGTCATTAAAGAAAATAATAAGCTAACTATAATTGGAAAGAGAGAGAAACTATCTACAGACAATTGGTTAATGTCTATATATAGAGAAGAAAATGACGGTTACAGATTCTCAAACAGAGGGCCAGAACCAATTATTGGAATTAAGATATCTTCACAAGATATCATTGATAATTTCGACACAATTGTTAAACTCCTTTCGAATGATAAAGAAGTCAGTTTTGCTTTATCCCAAATCAGAAAGAGGGCCTCATCCTTGAAAAAGAATATGAGGTCCCTGTAAATAGAAATGCTATGAACATTTCTCATACTGATGAAATAGATTAATAATCCCTATAAGCAAATGATTAAGCTACCCTTTCTCTTATACTCTTCTGAGGTGAAAATTCTTTCTTATACAAATCTATAATGGAATTAAAACTTATTGCTGTTGCTATAGCAAGGTAGGGAATAATACCTAGATCAATATTATAATAATATATTGTCATTGGAAGGCCTAATATGTCTGTAATACTCCTGTAGAGGAGAATACCGGTTGAACTAATAACAACTAAAAATCTCCCTTTGAAAAGAAAATCAGTTAATTGAAACATTTTAGGAAATGGCCTTAAGTATACACTCACACTATTACTATACTTGGTTATCATTTTCTGAACAATTTTGGGAGTATATTGCAATGACGTTAACCACAATGTTGTAATAATATATAACAGAACCCGAGGGTCTATTCTGTCAAACATCTGAGAACTTATTAAGATAATGATTGCTAAAATTAATAGGTGATAGAATATATTTAACATCAATATTATAGGGAATAGAAATAAAAACGAAGTAACATTGTTCAGTAATTTAAATATCCTAATTATAATTGATCTTTCACTTTTTACAAAACCTAACGTTGCTAACGACTCTGCATTAAATCCTAGGAAACCACCAACAATAATCGAAGCTATAATTCCATAGACAATTTTCACCTTAAACTCCTTTATACTAACTATATATAAATAGTAAATCTCGACTTTAAGAATGAGGGGTAAATTATTTACCTGATGATTTTTCTATCTAAGCCAACGATATTAAGACAAAAAAATCCCCCCATCCAAAGACAGAGGGACAAAATATCCTTACATAATTCCCTTCGATTATTTACTTCCCATCCCTTACCCCCTTCAAATTCAAAGCAATCTTCTCACCACTACGTCCCACAACATAACCGCCAACCCCAATGGATAGAAGGTTAAACAGTTCCGGTGGCATTTCCATTTTCGGAGCCTTCCCTAATACCAGACTCAGATAAGGAAGTAACACATAGTTATTCCCTATAATGGCAATGATCACCATCATCAAACAGGGACGCCAATTCCTCTGTATCCAACTCTGTCCTTGAGCCTCAGCTACAAGCACATCCCTCTGCGCCTTTAAGACCTCAGCCTCATAACTAAGCATCTGGGACTGGATACCCATCTTAATCGATTCCAACTGATTCTGAAGAGTCAGCTTCTCCTCTCCCGAGGTATGTATATCATCGATTAGGTCACAGGCCGGTTGGAACAAGCCACCTATCGCATCTAACACATTCATAATGAGTCTCCTTATTGTCAATTTCTCGCGCTCAAAACAAGGATTTTGCCTACTAGGTTTTGACCATTTGCTTACTTAGTTTCATCCCTTTGCCTGTTAGGTTTTGACCATATGCTTACTAGCTTTGGTCCAAACTCAGTAAGCAAAATCACCATTTCCTCCTAGACAAAATCTGATGTTTAAGCCTTAAAAAATCCCGAAAGCTAATAGCCTTCGGGATGGATCTAGTAAGTTACGGTCTAGCTGATACTCATCATAGTTTTATAGGTACCACGAAGCGCTCCGTCTCCTGTGCCTACAACGACTATCATGGTGTATTCCCCTGCTTCCAAAGTATCAGGTAACTGACAGAGAATACTGGAAGGAGTGATCTTAAGAAGATGAACCCCGCCGACAGATTCTCCAGAGAAGTCACTAACTAAAAGGATTTCCAGTTCCTCATCTAAGGGGAAGTTCTTACCCTTTACTTCTATGATGCCCCCAATAGGATAGTGGGGACCATAAGTTCCATAACGAAAGTCATAGACCAAGCTCACCTTGGGAACCTTCTGACCAGGGTCGACCTTGCTGACTCCCGCTTTGGAGACAATGTCCTTTCTAAGCTTAGCCGAGGCCGTAAAGTTAGGCTTTACATAATGTACATTGCTATCATAATCAGTGGAGTCTGTGGCAAATCCCCCTTTGATACTTACACTGGCTTGG from the Spirochaeta cellobiosiphila DSM 17781 genome contains:
- a CDS encoding DUF3644 domain-containing protein, giving the protein MSKRNRRIGSIKAELIKKSREATLAAVQIFNNPNISFKAESYVILMIIGWTYLMHAYYRSNKIEYRYYSQHGTKRIFDKTKKGAYKYWELERCLNDKNSPIDIDTKNNLVFLIGLRHEIEHQMTTRIDDLLSARFQACCLNYNHYIKELFGSELGIENYLSFSLQFSTIDTEQKDLLSEHKDLPANIQSYIQSFDQQLSESEYSSQRYAYRILFIPKTANRKGQADRVIEFVKSDSEIAEKTNKEYAVFKETEKPKFIATQVIDFVKKEGFPQFKMHNHTKLWKERDAKNPNKGYGVMVADKYWRWYSKWIDEVIKYCKQQGSKFK
- a CDS encoding restriction endonuclease subunit S; translation: MKDDERLNGWREVFFKDFASFRTGKLNSNASCKNGKFPFFTCSPSTLTINDYAFDEEALILAGNNANGKFALKYYKGKFNAYQRTYIISLSNEVEYKFIFYALKQKLENLEYISHGTATKYLTLPLLNTIVFTLPPLPEQKAIASVLSSLDDKIDLLHRQNETLEAMAETLFRQWFVEEADESWEVVELGDLIYTNLSSITKKDQITKIQYLDTSSIIEGSISELQLFDTESAPSRARRLVKHNDIVFSTVRPNQRHFGIIRNPDGNLVVSTGFVVIRGKDMEPYFIYLYLTSDDMIEYLHSIAEASTSTYPSLKPSDITNLKLSLPPESLLKTFNNHCHNLWNKIDKNNNHIHILEQLRNTLLPQLIEGKIKVLK
- a CDS encoding type I restriction endonuclease subunit R — protein: MTKITESQIEDYLINLLEAQGFTYIPGPSMAPDSENPERRSFKDVLLWDRLRKAIARINPTLSQRDQEEALKQIQRTSSPELITNNEQFHRFLTEGITVEHSKDGYSRGHKAWLLDIDHPKNNDFLVVNQFTIIEDHVNKRPDVILFVNGLPLVVFELKNAVDSNATIHSAFKQLQTYKEVIPSLFHYNSFLIISDGLEAKAGTISSGLSRFMSWKTSDGQSEASSTTNQLETLIKGMLNKKTLLDLIRHFIVFEKTNKVDKETGLSQVESIKKLAAYHQYYAVNRAVESTLRATGYSQKDKSRYLLKESPESYGLPGVKSQSLGDHKGGVIWHTQGSGKSLSMVFYTGKIILALENPTILVITDRNDLDDQLFDTFAASRQLLRQDPIQADDRHHLKELLKVASGGVVFTTIQKFHPEEGNVYEELSQRDNIIVIADEAHRTQYGFKAKTIDEKNTEGQVIGKKIVYGFAKYMRDALPNATYLGFTGTPIENSDVNTPAVFGHYVDVYDIAQAIEDGATVRIFYESRLLKIALSDEGKRLIEDLDEELGEEELSESQKAKSKWTNLEALIGSQDRIKHLAKDIIKHFEYRLEVLDGKAMVVTMSRRIAAELYKEIVNLRPEWHSDALNKGTIKVVMTSASSDGPEIAKHHTTKQERRILADRMKDPDDELKLVIVRDMWLTGFDAPSMHTLYIDKPMQGHNLMQAIARVNRVYKDKTGGLIVDYLGIASDLKKALSFYSDSGGKGDPAVEQEQAVSLLLEKLEVVSDMLHGYHYEEYFGADTGRKLSIILEAEEHILGLEDGKKRYIQEVTILSKAFSIAIPHEQAMDVKEEVSFFQAVKARLVKFDRIGFSSFDEDIETAIRQVVDKALVSNQVVDVFDAAGMKKPEVSILSEDFLLEVKNMEHKNIALEVLKKLLNDEIKSRMKTNLIQSKSLMEMLENSIKRYHNKVITSVEVLDELINLANEIRNSDKEPEEMGLTHYEYAFYTAIANNGSAKELMEKEKLRELAVVLYNKVKENASIDWTIKESVKAKLKIAVKRTLRQYGYPPDMQKLATETVLKQAEMIAEKLIR
- a CDS encoding DNA-binding domain-containing protein, which codes for MRKINYYLNENKLTDKEESRFAARVKIKDTLYQNDIINIMATKNTTVSRQDIIVVMDLLTEVVRDELLSGNRIITDLFQASVSIKGGFATDSTDYDSNVHYVKPNFTASAKLRKDIVSKAGVSKVDPGQKVPKVSLVYDFRYGTYGPHYPIGGIIEVKGKNFPLDEELEILLVSDFSGESVGGVHLLKITPSSILCQLPDTLEAGEYTMIVVVGTGDGALRGTYKTMMSIS
- a CDS encoding Abi family protein translates to MKEEEGLIKKDTLGPSTTAKDGRSTVRAYINKYRTETGNNQAIYHQNVIKALSLERMESYGDCKTDPKLVLARYILNRALCESLYQSLQSCEVALRNSIHQYLVVQLKQENWFDSPYFELSPWAKEQVEGAKKKIRKTKRVTAGRIVAELHFGFWTSLFEAHYEQKTLFLPGGIKGVFPHMPKSLHKRKQIKSSLDKIRALRNRVFHYERIIHWEDLEDQHRLIHDTIGYINPELLYLSEYGDSFIKTRKDGLDPWLEHLDEHWKEISGEER
- a CDS encoding 3TM-type holin — encoded protein: MNVLDAIGGLFQPACDLIDDIHTSGEEKLTLQNQLESIKMGIQSQMLSYEAEVLKAQRDVLVAEAQGQSWIQRNWRPCLMMVIIAIIGNNYVLLPYLSLVLGKAPKMEMPPELFNLLSIGVGGYVVGRSGEKIALNLKGVRDGK